A window of Hymenobacter sp. GOD-10R genomic DNA:
TTGGATCGCGTGGAAATGGATGAATAACCATTATTTTGATAACCTGCCACCCGCTGACCTCTACCGAGCCGCAACGAATGAAGAAGCCCGGCAGCACCTGTTTGAGGAAAGAATGCAAGAAGGACAGGTATATTTTGACCAATTCAAGAAGTTAATGCAAGCAGGCCTCTCTTAAAGCATCAACCCTACTTTGTTTGCATTTCTTGAAATTCTACTGAGGTTAGTACTGACGTTTTGTGTAATAATAGCTATGGATATTGAACTCATCGATAGTTATTTCCATAGTGTTGTTCGTTACAGCACTGAAACAAGACTAGGTGCCGAATTTGCCTGCTTCTAACAGCTACCTATCTATAGTGAACCTGTAATTTGCCAAGACCATTAGTATGGAATACGTAATAGAGAAAGATAATAATAAACATTTGATTATTCTAGTTCATGGGCTTAGTGGAGGAGTTCATAATTGGAAGGGTAGTAATGAAAATTTCGTCGAAGTACTCAAAGAGAATGAATTGATACAGAATAATTTTGATATAATTTTATTCAATTATTCGACAAGAATAATTGAAATGCGAAATGATAGAAAGTGGCTAAATACTCTTTTAAGCTTTTTTTCTTCGAGGCCCAAAGAAGATATAATAACATTTAATGTTGGAATAGAGTCTATCTCTAGAACATTGGAAACGAATATAAGATCAGTTCATGAAAAGTATAACTCTATATCCTTTATTGCTCATAGCATGGGTGGTCTAGTTATAAAGAGTGCATTGACTTGGCTAGGTGATGAAATTTGTAGCAAAATAAAATTATTTATATCGCTATCTGTGCCGCATATAGGCTCTAACCTTGCAAATATTGGAAAAGGCCTTTTAGGGAATAATCCTCAAGTGTTAGATCTTCAAGCTATGGGTGAGTTTACTACTCAATTAAATGAGAGATTCGCAAATCTAAAGCATTCTCCAAAGATTATTTATCAAGGTGGGAACCAGGATATTATAGTTCCACGCCAATCAGCTATTCCCCCAAATGTTCAGAGTAATTTGGTGGTGAATACTGATGATGATCATTCTTCCATTCTTCTGATAAGAAATAAAAAGATAAATACTGTTTTTAATAGAATTATTAAAGAATTAACTGGATTACTGCAGCCGTTTAAATCTGTTAATATTTATATACCGGATAATACATTATTTAATTATTTTGTGCGAATAATGACTGATAGAATAGGTATACAAGTGGATTTAAGTTGTTTTTCAAGTGAAGAGCTAAATATGGTACTCAGAACGGGTTACATCAATGGGTCCACTGTTGAAGATTTTTTTTTAAAAATAGGAGATATGGTAATAGATAGATTTCCTAAATATGGAGTAGAATTTAAAAATAACATCCTGTCATTTTACAAAAAAGCTAAGATATAATGAGCTGTGAATGTAAGTGTACAAATCCAGATGGAGGCGGCGTAAGATGTCCTAGTCAACATCTTGCGATTTGTATTAGGGAAAAAGATGAGGAATGTTACGGAGAATGTATACCAATACCAAGTTCTTATTCACAAGTAACTGGTAATTTTAATTCATGGATTAATGAAACTGCAGTAGGTATTGCTTTGAATTACATTCTTAGAAGGCACCCAACATATAGGCTAATTAAAGTAGTTGAATCTGACTATATTCCTATTAATGGAAGAGTAAGGAACGGTGAAATACAAATTGTCTTCTCTAATATTGGAACTGTTTATATTAAGTATTCTTTTGATTTTAACGATTTGCCCCAAATCTTATATTAATATTCTATTTGAATAGTATGTAAGTAGCCGTACGCTGTGGAGCCCACGAGACGCTCGCCTCGGTGCTCCGCAACTGCCGTACGGTTCCGGCTGGCTGAACAAGTGCACCCCTAGCCGGAGTCGGCGTCTAGAAAGCTCCCACTCTCTTTCTGAACCCTACCTGCAGATTGCTTCGGGTAACTTCATCCCCACTGCGATCAGCCGGCCAACGTAGTAAAAGCAGCCACTTCGAGCACACAAGTAGTATACTATTTATAAGTGGAGAGGCAAGCCCTTAACGCTTCAACAAGCGGAGCACCGTCATGGGCAAGAAGAGCTGACCCCGGCGGGTGCGGTACCCGGCCGTATTCAACTCCTCCGCGATCTGATAGAGCGTGTACCCTTGTACGTGCAGCAGGCCCGCCAAGCGGGCCGCTTGCTTGCTGGGCTGATAGTCGCGGGCATTTTGCTGCCGCACCAGTAACCCTTTCGCGGTGGCGGCACTCGTCATGTTGGCCGGCGTGCCCAGCGCCGCGCCCCGGGCCTTCTTGGCGGCCAGGGCATCTTTCGTGCGCTTGGAGATCAGTTCGCGCTCGTGCTGGGCAATGACCGCGAATAGGCCGACGGTTAAGATATTGGCGTCGGGCATGTCGCAGCAGACGAAGCTGACGCCCGAATCGCGCAGGGTTAAGATAAAGCCCGCGTTGCGACTCAAGCGGTCGAGCTTAGCAATTAGAAGGGTAGCCCCCTGCTCCCGAGCGGCCGCGATGGCAGCAGCGAGTTGGGGCCGCTGGTTTTTGCTGCCGCTTTCTACTTCCGTAAAGGCGGGCAGCAGCTGCTTAGGATCCGGCACGAACGCCTGCACGGCGGCTTGTTGAGCCTCGAGGCCCAGGCCGGATTGGCCTTGGCGCTGGGTGGAAACGCGGTAATAGGGCACGTAGCGGGTACTCATCGGGCCCGCAAGGTACGGCTTATAACATTTTCCAAACGAGCGTTTAGAAAATGTTATAGAAGCAGTTAGATAAGATTATATTTATTGCTTTGTTTGCAAAATGAAAACAAAGTTTGTATATTGGAGTATAGAAAGAGCAACAAAGCCCTTCTCTAAAGCTCAGTTTCATGAAAGGTATTCGCAACACCTCCACCAGCGCCAGCCCTGCAACAGCTGACGCGTACCAAGTCATCACTGACCGCATTATCGCCAAGATGGAAGGCGGTGAAATTCCGTGGCAGAAGCCCTGGCACTCGCTCGGTGCACCGCGCAACTTCGTAACCGGCCACATGTACACCGGCATCAACGCTTTTCTGTTGCACTTCCTCAGCGAAGGTCTGCCATTCTTCATGACGTACCGGCAAGCTCAAGATCTAGGCGGCTACATTCGCAAAGGCGCAAAGGGCTTCCCCATCATTTTCTACAACGTGGTAGAGAAAGAGACGGAGGACGGTCAAACTAAGAAAACGCCCTTTGTGAAGTACTGCACCGTGTTCAACATTGCCGATGTGGAAGGCGTCGAACTAGTGGTGCCCGAGTTCGCGCCGGTAGAGCATGAGCCCATCGCCGCAGCGGAAGCCATTGTGACGAGCTGGGCCGACCGGCCGCGCATCACGCACATGGACCAACAAGCGTACTACGTGCCTGCCACCGACTACGTAAACATGCCGCTGTTCAGCAGCTTCCGCTCGGCTGAGCAATACTACCAGACCTTGTTTCACGAGTTGACGCACAGCACCGGCCACCGTCAGCGCCTGAACCGACCCGACCTAGCCGAGAATATGGCCGTGAAAGGCACCGAGGGTTACGCCCGCGAAGAGCTAACAGCCGAGATGGGCGCCGCTTTCCTGTGTGGGGCCGCTGGTATCAACCCTGAAGCCACCGACGACAACACGGCCGCTTACCTTCAATTCTGGCTCGGTCGGCTGAAAGCAGATAAAACGCTGCTGATAAAAGCCGCTAGCCACGCCCAAAAGGCCGCGAACCTAATTCTAGGTGCAGACACTAAGGCCGCTGTATAGATGCTACGAGAAAGCCCCGGCATAGTAACCGGGGCTTTCCTGCGGGCTCTTTTCTTCCCTTTTGTTTACTGACGTATGCGCCATGGAACAGCCGGTTCTACTACTTTCGCCCCGTATGGATAGCACAACGCCCCCTCTGACCTTCAGTCAGCTCCTGCGCGAAGACAACAAGTTTACCGAGCGCGACTTCATGAAGGTGCTAGGTATAAGCCACACGAAGCTGAAGCGCCTAGAAGCAGATCCTTCGTTTTTTACCGTTCATGATTTGCTGGTGCTGGCGCAGCTTATTGATAAGCCTATCTCGAAAGTAATGGCGGTGGTATTGGAACAGGCGGCGCAAGACACACAGGCCGTACAGCAGCGCGAAGAGGCTGTGAAGCAAGCTGCTGGACGAAAGTACAGCCCACGCAAGCCTAAGCAAGAAAGCTAGGTACCACTTATAAAAGCTATCCTTTCGGCGGAAGGTGCTTAAAACTGTTTGTTGACAGATTGAAAACAATCTGAACAAAAACATTACCTTTCAGAAGCCAAGTAGATCAGCTCTATTTGAGCCGATTGGCATAAAAACACTGCGGGAGCCCCTGTGCAACCAAGGACTCCCGCTAAGTATTAAGTATTCGCATGACAAATGTAGAAAAAATCTACCTGGATTCTAACATATGCAGGTATCCTAATGAGGTATTGCAATTCGGCCCCTATGGCAGTCTTGCAATCGACCTGTTGGTGTGGGCAGCCAAAGAAACGTATGTGCCCAATTTCCGGGAGCGGATAGACCTGCTCTTTCCTACCCCTACCCTCACTTTCCATGCCGCCGACTTTTACAACCTCTTTGGCCACGTACGCAATAGCGTACTCAAGCCACTGACGCCAGGCGGCGAAGCCATCTTTGCCTACCGGGATAAGCATCGCAAAGATTACGGCCGCTGCATCCTAGATGCCGTGCTCTACAGCATGTCTACCAACTCAATTGCCTATGCGGAAAAGGAATACCGTGTTGTTGATGAACGCCGGCGCACGCGTTACACCCTCAGTACGCTCAAAGTATTTAAGGGCCTCACCATCGAGCGTAGCAGCCGCGCCTACGTGCGCTACACGATGCAAGCAAACCCTGACTTTGTGCAAAACAATCACCTGCTCAGCCAAGTGATCAGTGTTCCCGATTATGTAAGCCTGCGCACGGCGGGAACGGAACACTCTAAGCGGGGAAGCAGCTGGATGGTAGGACGCTTTTTGTACCTGCGGATGCGGTATGCTTGGGGCCTGTGGTGCACGGCTGAGAACAAAGGTAAGGCCGAGTTCACTGAGAACTTTGATGAACTGCTGGAGATAGCCGGCTTTGTAAAAACGCCACCCAAGAAAGCCGCTAGCCTGCTTCGTGGTTACCTTAGCCGGGTTTGCACTTTAGATAGCATCCCGTTCACAGCTCGCATAGAAAAAGGAAGCACCCAGAATGCACGCCGGCAGCAAGACGGTAGCCGCCCCGACGTCTACCGAGTGATCCTAACCAAAAAGACGATCCAGCGAGCAGATGAAGATGAGCTGCACCGTGTGGCCACCGAACAGCAGCAGGAAGTAGTTCAGCAGCGACTACAAAACCTAGCTCAAAATATGCGTTCTCAGTAGCGTGGGCGCCGTTTTTGATAGTCTAAAAAGGTCCATTTTGCAATATGCGGAATGGTCTTTTTTATGCCTTTTTATACTGTCGGTTTTCGTTCACCACACTGTCGGGTTTGGTTCACCACACTGTCGGGTTTGGTTCACCACTGTCGGTTTTCGTTCACCATCTGTGTCGGGTTTGGTTCACTAATCTGTCGGGTTTGGTTCACCCACTCCTTATAGAGAGAAAAATAGAATCTTAAGAATAGCACTGCAACGACCACAGACAGAGAGAATAAAATTAGCTTTTAGGGTGATGTTCGGTCGGGCTGACGAGGCCAGACTGGTCGAATTTAGCGCAGAGCTTACGTAGGTTGAACTCACGTACCATCAAACGATAAAGTGATCATTCGAAAAAGACGCGTGCCACAGAGAAGGAATACGGGCACGATCGGGCACGTCGGCGAACCGGCCGGAACGGAGAAGAAAGGGCTGCGCAAACTAGGGGCGCGGCGGGCAGTAAAACCTCTTACTTTTGGTAACAGCAAAAGCGGCACCCATGGAAGCAGATGAGCTACACTTTTTAGAGGATAGTCTTGCCAACGCAGAACTGCTCTGCTGTGAGACGTGCCTGGACGACACGTTGCACACGCATGAGGAAGTACTAGACAGATCCGAGGGAGTAACTGAACTCAAGATGCGGTGCACAGATTGCATGACGTGCCGTACCTGGCTTCAAGCGGAGGATAAATAGCAGCTAGTAAATCCGGAGCACTACTTCTTTAGGGCTTTGTTGAAATTAGCTAAAGCCTTCGTGGCCACTATGCCAATTTGCTGCGCAGCGGCATTCATTTTCTCTCTGACTTGCTGCAGTTGCTTTTGTGCCTCGGGTGACTGAAACCCCTTGGTAGCCTTCCGCAATATCTCGGTGGCGGTTTTCTGGTCCACGGTGCAATAACTTCTACTTCCGCTTGCGGCCGATGTGAATACCAAACACGTCTTGCAGGAGCATGCAGCCGAGATAGCCCAACATAAACGACCCTGATGTGATTTTTACGAAAACAATTGGGTCGAAGGTGGTCAGCATAAATACTCAATAAGCGGCGTTCTGGTAAAATCCGGAATCCCGGGTTTTACGAAATACTAGTCGTGGTCGTGATGGTAACGGCGCCGAGGCATGTTCTTGCCGATGGCTCCGAAGATACCAAGCACGATGGCCATGTTCACTACGTCGCGGCCCCAGCTGGGTCCATAGGGGCTATACAGAAAGACCGCAGTAACCAAGATGATAAGGAACGTGCGCATAGCTGAAGAAAATAAGCGCTCAAGGATAACCTAATCTACACAAATAGCTGAAAATAAGTTTGATTAATTGACGTCTGGCGCTGGTGGGTCACGTTGCAAGGCTAGCATGCTCTGGCCGTTATGCAGATCCCAACTCTTACTTTCCCTATTATATATCACATACACCTGTGAATCAGGCTCTCCAATCTCTGCAATGACTGCATCCACGGCGTCACCTTGCGGAGTAGGCAAGCCTTTGGCCTTAGCTATGATTGCCGTTAAGAAACCATCAATAACACTTTCCCATTCCTGGGCGCTGAGCTCTTGATCAAATAGCATTTTGACCACCTGGCCAGATTCGGTTTGTACCAAAATGGAGAAACCTGCTGACTGCTTATAACGTCGGGTGCTTTTGCCATTGATCTCCGCAGCGGAAAGCCAACGAATATTCATCTCTCGGCATTTGCGGGCCATCGCCTTTATCCCTGCTATCAATTTCGGGCTCGCATCTTTAGCCGCTTGTTTTACCAGCTCGTCTACTAACAACTTTCCAATGTATACTGCAAAGGCTGTTGGGAGTGCCCATTCAAAAGCGTTATACGTGTGTTGTTCCGTCTTGCGGACTTTGATCAGTGACTCTGGCAAGTCAAAATTATCCAGTACTAAAGCCAGTTCTTTATCAGAGATAGAGTCTGGAACAGTTAAGAGGACGTGGGGAGAAGGAGATTGCGGGTTGCTCATGCGGAAAAGAGTCTTAGTATCAATTAACGTAAGAGTAGTCGCTACGTGCAGTAACTCCTTGCAACTACGGCATCACATCGCAGGCCTTAAGTAGCAAAATGGCGGCACCCATGACAACGGCCATGCCAAGCCGGCCGAGCATCTTTTCTACAAAGCTAGGTTCGTTGTTGTACATGCCTACCGTAATGCAAGCCATGTGCCTAGCTTTGCTAGATGGCAAGTATTAACAGAGTCGAACTGACTACTACTTCTATCTATGTCTTTATCTCGGATGGCAGCTTCTGGCCGTGCCTGCTGACTGCTCAGCCTGCTGTGTTCCTCTACCACGCCACACCAGCCCAGCGGGCGAACTGGCAGCTAGCCGAGCGCGACACGGCGGTTGAGTATTGAGCAGATGGGGAAAGCGTAACTCATCAATAGGTTGATATATTATGCACATTGTCAAGCATGACAGATCAATCAAATTATATTATCGACCACCATGGAGTTGATTAAATACTGTAAGGAAGAACATAATCCGTTGCTGCTGGGAACAACATTGCAGCTTGGGACAGGGAAATATTATAGAAATATGGATCCCTCATTCGGTATCGCTGATCCTGAAGAGGGATTTGTTAATTACAGGAATGATGAATTAGGTATTGATGCTTTTGGAAATGTAGGGCAAAATTGTTATATGTTTTGTGTGTCTACTACAAATATGACACAAGAAGAAGCGCGTGAGCGATTAAATTCTGAATACAACTCTCGATATTATATTCAGGATAGTTTTCATTTGGCAGTGGTATTAAGCTACGCTATTAAGGATCAATTAACATTAGATGATATTGATCCAGAATCTATGCGTGGACTAACTGCAGATGATCTTAAAGATGTTATGGTTGCTTGTTTCAGGGATAAAGTGTCTTACCGAGATGATCCATATGAACTTGAAACAGCTAAAGTGCAGGCTCCTGAATTTACTCTTGGAGATACAATGTTTTCTTTTTGGTCTTATTTAAGAGCTAATTTTACCAAACGAAAGAAGTACGCTCATGATACCGAATATCGGTTTTACTTTGTTATTGTTCATCGCTCAAATATGATTTTATCCGTCAAAGAAGATTCAAAGCGTGTTACATTCTCGAAGAGAGAAATTGAAAAAGCTTTGAGTAAAAATAGAAGGGATACTGCTGGTATTGAAAATAAATGGGGATACACTAGAAGAACATAAAACCAAAACTTAGCCCTCGCGGGCTGAACTTATCCGCTACAATAGCTTGGGTTTATATTGTTTGAATAATACAATTATATAAAAAAAAGGTCTAATTTGACAGTACGAGAAATTGACTCTAAGCTGCGATTACCAAGAGCATAGCGCCAAGGATCAGAATCCCCTACCTCTTTCGTCTCTAACTTGACGCCAAGTAAACCCCACTCTAAGCTGCGATTACTGAAAAACCAGAAAGGGTATAGCGATCCGCTATACCCTTTTCATAGCTAGCCATGCGAGAACTAGCGTGCTGCTACTGTTGTCGGCGGTACACTGAGCATGCGCGCCTTCAGAATATCTTGGTTGGTAATCTTGAGCGAGAGGTGACGCCCACCGCCCTTTTCGAACATCTCCACCACAAGCACCTTGTCATCAGGTATGGTGAACTTAGGGTACACGTACACCCGCTCTAGCAAGGTGTTACCCGCAATGGCGTTATGGCTGCTGTTGTACACGTAGCGCGGGGCAACTTCGGACTCTTGTACCGCCGTGCGCTTCACCGTCTTCTTGTCGCGCACATAGAATTTCAATAAGTCGATATCGTAGCCGATGTTCGACTTATTGAACATGTACATCTGAAAGTAAAACAAATCATCTGCGGTATACAGGCCGTGCAGCCCGAGGGTAACATCATCCTTGCGCACATCATGCCGGCGCACCGTGCGTTTTTTGGCAGACACATCAGCCGCGGTGGCTTCCATCGTGTTCTTGGTCTTCGCTGCTTTGCTGGCCTGTACGAGCGGGGCACCGCCACCGGTTATCGTGTTAGCAAAGTTGACGTTGATGATCTTTGGGTCACGCTCAAAGTCTACCAGGAAGGAATACAGCTTGCCATCAGCTGTGAGCACGGTCATGTTCGTTTGAACGAAGCTGGAGGCATTTGCTTTGACCTTTACAATGTTCTCCGCGCCCTGCGCCTTATCGGCAATGATGCTGCCACTACCTAGATCTACGTAGGTCACGGCGCTGGGGAAAATCAAGTGGGTTGTCTTTTGAAAGCCAACGCCCAGGTGATAACTGGAGATGAGGTTTTGCGAGTCGATGGTGAGGAACGGTAAGGCTTTCTGCTGGGCCATGGCCGAGAAGGAAAGGCCTAGGCTAGCGAGCGAGGCGAATACAAATTGGCGTGTTTTCATTATTGGAGCAGTAGTTTATAGTTGGCTTTTAGATTGATTTTGACCAGCTTGATCTTGTTGCCAGCGATGGCCTTACCAGTCTGAATAGCGATGCCAGCAGCTTGCGCTCCTAGGCTCGGCGACATGGTGAGCAGGTCGGCGCTGCTGGCGCCACTGGCCATACCCTGCTTAGCAGCGTCCCGATCTACAGAGCCGGGAATGTTAAGGCCTTCCCCACCGTCCAGATCGTAGGCGGATAGGCTGACGGGCACAATGCTGTTCTCGTACTGAACTGACTTAACGGTAATGGTAAGCCGTTGCCCACTCAGACCACACACGCCATACACGAAGGTGTTAGCCGGGATCACGCGTCCCTCGAGTTGTACATCAGCGAGTAGACGCAGCTTTACCGTTTGCCCCTGCACGACCACCTGATCAGAGTGGACCACGGCAGGCACCGCATTCACGGCCGCAGCAGAACGGGAAGTGCCACCTAGGCCATGGAAGCTATTGGCTTGCCGTGAAGCTGTAGGCTTGGCTTGTAGGCTATTCACCACGGAGGTCGGCTCGGCTGCAACCACTGACGGTGCAGGCTTGCTTGATTTAGCAGAGACTGACGCAACCGCCGACGCCGCCGACGCCGCCGACGCCGCTGGTGCCGCTGGTGCCGCTGGTGCCGCTGGTGGCGTCTTATCTAAGTCTTGCAGCCGCTTCTCGTACTGCTGGCGCAATTGATCCAACTCGCGTAAGCTCTGATCCATTTGCTCATCTTTCACCGAACCACTCCCATAGCTAGCGCTAGTGGATCCACTACCGGAAGAATAGGAATGAGTAGGTTCCGGAGCGTAGAGCTGCTGCTGCGTGCGCTGCATACGGCTCTGCATAGCCGCTACGTTCGGATCAGTGTTAGGGTCGTAGCGCTGCGAAGACTGCCCCGGCTGCACAGCATAATTCAGACCTGCGGCCTGGCTAGCGGCAGAATCATTCGAGGGGGCCGCCGCCGCCCCGCTAACAGGAGGCGCGAAGGCCAGCCCGTTCCGGTGGGTGCTATCCTGCGGCGCGGCGTAGGCATCCAACTTGTTTTCAAATAGCGAAGTCTTGCCAGCTGAAGGAAGCGAGGTGTTGATGCCAGAAGAGGCAATCCCAGCCCCCGCCTCGGCCTCGGGCACCCCTTTACCGCCGCCACCCAGAACAAAAAGGATAGTCAGGAAAACAACCGAAGGGAGCGGAATGAACAGCAGTAGCCGCCGCTTCTTAATGAACTCTTGCGTGTGCTTGGGTGCGCTCATTGGAGTAAGGATAAAGCTTGGTGACGAGAGGCCAGGGCAGCTGTTCAGCGCCGCTGTTCAGTAGACAAGTCTTGGTTTTGGATCACTCGCCACCGCTCTATCAAAAAGCCGTGCGGGTTGTTGGCCGAACGCGACACGTCGCGCAGGTAGCACTCGGATACTAGGTCGCGGGTCGTTACCGTAGTTGCGCGAATGATCTGCTCATGCGCGTAGCACTTGGCATAGTAAGCGTCCCCGTTGGGCTGAATGGCCACGCTATCAACTTGAATATGCTGGCTGATATTCGCCTGAATCAAGTCATTGTAGTACCCACTTTCTTTTAGGTTTTCATACTCCCGGCGCGCGCTGGCATCGGCCAAATACAGGGATTGGCTGACGTTGTACTCAATGGCTTTCGCGTCTGGGTCCAAGGTGAAGAAGAACTCATGAAACCGCTTCACATGATCCTGCGCCTCGACCGGTCGGTTCTCCTTTACGTTGTGGGCACTAGCGGTCATGAGCTGCCCATTATTTAGCAGGTAGATATTATCTAGGGCAAGCTTCACGCTCTTATGCCCCGAGTAGATGGCGTAGATGGTGATAGCCAGGCAGAACAGGGCCAGCGTGAAGAACATGGTTCTGCTTTGCTGGTGAGCAGAGTCGATATTTTTGAGAGATCGGAACATCGTTATAGGTTCTTAGGTGGATTAGGCAGCCGTGTTCTTGAAGCCTGTTTGATTGCCCACGCTACCAGGCACCGTGTTGTTTTTGATGTCGGAAAGCATCGCTCCCGCCGTGTTCACGCCGCGCCCTATGGCCTGCCCACCAACAGCACCAGCTGCACTCGCCGCCCCACTGGCAGCGGCTCCACCTTGGACCGTGGCAAAGCGCAGGATATTGCTCATGCCACTGGCGGCCACAATCCAGTTCGCCACGGAAGGCACGGTGAAGTAGCCTGCAATGGCAATCACCAGGAAGATCATGTAGCCCATATCAGCGGCCTCCAAATCACCATTGGTGCGAATCTGTTGAATGTCCAGGTTGAGCATCATCACTTGAATCTTGGCGATGATAGCCCC
This region includes:
- a CDS encoding esterase/lipase family protein — protein: MEYVIEKDNNKHLIILVHGLSGGVHNWKGSNENFVEVLKENELIQNNFDIILFNYSTRIIEMRNDRKWLNTLLSFFSSRPKEDIITFNVGIESISRTLETNIRSVHEKYNSISFIAHSMGGLVIKSALTWLGDEICSKIKLFISLSVPHIGSNLANIGKGLLGNNPQVLDLQAMGEFTTQLNERFANLKHSPKIIYQGGNQDIIVPRQSAIPPNVQSNLVVNTDDDHSSILLIRNKKINTVFNRIIKELTGLLQPFKSVNIYIPDNTLFNYFVRIMTDRIGIQVDLSCFSSEELNMVLRTGYINGSTVEDFFLKIGDMVIDRFPKYGVEFKNNILSFYKKAKI
- a CDS encoding recombinase family protein, which encodes MSTRYVPYYRVSTQRQGQSGLGLEAQQAAVQAFVPDPKQLLPAFTEVESGSKNQRPQLAAAIAAAREQGATLLIAKLDRLSRNAGFILTLRDSGVSFVCCDMPDANILTVGLFAVIAQHERELISKRTKDALAAKKARGAALGTPANMTSAATAKGLLVRQQNARDYQPSKQAARLAGLLHVQGYTLYQIAEELNTAGYRTRRGQLFLPMTVLRLLKR
- a CDS encoding ArdC family protein, which encodes MKGIRNTSTSASPATADAYQVITDRIIAKMEGGEIPWQKPWHSLGAPRNFVTGHMYTGINAFLLHFLSEGLPFFMTYRQAQDLGGYIRKGAKGFPIIFYNVVEKETEDGQTKKTPFVKYCTVFNIADVEGVELVVPEFAPVEHEPIAAAEAIVTSWADRPRITHMDQQAYYVPATDYVNMPLFSSFRSAEQYYQTLFHELTHSTGHRQRLNRPDLAENMAVKGTEGYAREELTAEMGAAFLCGAAGINPEATDDNTAAYLQFWLGRLKADKTLLIKAASHAQKAANLILGADTKAAV
- the traN gene encoding conjugative transposon protein TraN, with the protein product MKTRQFVFASLASLGLSFSAMAQQKALPFLTIDSQNLISSYHLGVGFQKTTHLIFPSAVTYVDLGSGSIIADKAQGAENIVKVKANASSFVQTNMTVLTADGKLYSFLVDFERDPKIINVNFANTITGGGAPLVQASKAAKTKNTMEATAADVSAKKRTVRRHDVRKDDVTLGLHGLYTADDLFYFQMYMFNKSNIGYDIDLLKFYVRDKKTVKRTAVQESEVAPRYVYNSSHNAIAGNTLLERVYVYPKFTIPDDKVLVVEMFEKGGGRHLSLKITNQDILKARMLSVPPTTVAAR
- the traM gene encoding conjugative transposon protein TraM, translating into MSAPKHTQEFIKKRRLLLFIPLPSVVFLTILFVLGGGGKGVPEAEAGAGIASSGINTSLPSAGKTSLFENKLDAYAAPQDSTHRNGLAFAPPVSGAAAAPSNDSAASQAAGLNYAVQPGQSSQRYDPNTDPNVAAMQSRMQRTQQQLYAPEPTHSYSSGSGSTSASYGSGSVKDEQMDQSLRELDQLRQQYEKRLQDLDKTPPAAPAAPAAPAASAASAASAVASVSAKSSKPAPSVVAAEPTSVVNSLQAKPTASRQANSFHGLGGTSRSAAAVNAVPAVVHSDQVVVQGQTVKLRLLADVQLEGRVIPANTFVYGVCGLSGQRLTITVKSVQYENSIVPVSLSAYDLDGGEGLNIPGSVDRDAAKQGMASGASSADLLTMSPSLGAQAAGIAIQTGKAIAGNKIKLVKINLKANYKLLLQ
- the traK gene encoding conjugative transposon protein TraK codes for the protein MFRSLKNIDSAHQQSRTMFFTLALFCLAITIYAIYSGHKSVKLALDNIYLLNNGQLMTASAHNVKENRPVEAQDHVKRFHEFFFTLDPDAKAIEYNVSQSLYLADASARREYENLKESGYYNDLIQANISQHIQVDSVAIQPNGDAYYAKCYAHEQIIRATTVTTRDLVSECYLRDVSRSANNPHGFLIERWRVIQNQDLSTEQRR